The DNA window GCTCACACACACCTGAAGACGAAGTTCCAGCTAAATCAAGAGACAATACCTGTCAGAGTCGTCTGAACTGTTGTCACTGTGGTCCTCCTCCTTCCACCTCCTGTACCTGTCAATCAGCTCGCTGAGATAGGACGTCTTCTTGCAGTGTTTGACGATGAACTTGTGTTTGAGCAGCTCCTTGGCTGTGGGACGCTGCAGGACAAGAAAactgattgtaatttttttaaattttttttttttgaaaagagataaaaaacaaaaaacaaaaaacaaaaaaaacaggtcaTGATGTTATTAGTCTATAGATTTAAgatgaaaagttaaaaaagCTTCAGCTTTCCTGGAGGAGATGGAGAAAAAGAATATCAGAAAGATAGGCTGAAAACAGaagtgaccagcagggggcagcaggATCCAacgtaaatcacacacacagagaacagGGAAGCTGTCCTGAAATATTCAAACCACCCTAACTGTAGGAAATGAAGCCATCTGCGCCAAGCTCACAAAATACTAAAGGGGGAGTTTACAAGGATGGCGGCCCAGCAGGTAAAGCCACCAATCAGAAGCCTAAGTTGCCCTTGATGACCAATAGAGTTTGTGTGTGGGTGATTGTTAGATATTACGGGCTGCATGAATGGGACTTTTAGCAGaaagcactctgtgtgctcAATCAGAGTAAAAATGCACAATAGAAGTCCCAGTCCATGCTACCATTTCCCAACACTGACACAGCTTATGAATAATCTGGGGTCAATAAAGCCACATATGTGGTAGCGCGTCTCTCCGTACAGCAGGAAATGCTAACATTTATGACTGATATAACATTAGTACAAATGTAAACTAACTTCCTTAGTTATTCATATTACTAGCTAATGTAAACACAGTCTAAGACGTGTATGCCGACAGCCTCGTCACTGCCAGGAAATTGAACTCGTAAGCTTTGCtagtaagtatacaaaacacTGTAAATAGTGCCTAAGTATTGACACCAGCGCCACTTATCCAAGTGCTTCCCACACCCCGGTGGGCCCAGCTGGGAAGCAGATGGTGTTGACTCAGGCTACATTAACTCAGCCCCAGGTTCACCTTATATCGGCCAGATGTCAGGTGTGTGGCGATACCTGGACCACGTTGAGCTAACACAACTTCTAGGTCCATAAATGAGCTGTAAACGCCAAACGTAGCCCAGGTTTGACACCTGGAAGCGACTGCCATCTGGAACTTGTTACAATCTAACAATTTTCTTAGCTGTATGTGGTCACCAGTGTAACAAATACCAAGTAGCAAATTAGTTTTGTAGTTCAACCTACTGGTTATTAAGTTAATTTTTCAAATAACCAATCTGCTTCTGTTACAGTGTTTCTGGATGCTGCTCATAATGTTATTCAGTTTCTCAGACTTCTTTCTAGCtgaacagtgacaaacgcacgtGCCAGAGGCAAGATTAGGGGAAAAATTAGTCGAGGtattgcaataaaaaaaaaaaaaaacagtggacTTTTTGAAAGCAGGTGACTCATAATGTGTCATTGTCTCATAGACATCCAGAGTCTTTCGGTGACTCACAAACTAACAGATAGTAAAACTAAGGATGTTTtcctttgcatttttattttagcttAGTTCTCTAGGAAGTTCAAAAAATTGTTTCActtagttttcatttttttcaaaagttaattttttttattttatttgagtcAACTAAACTGTATGTTCCACAATgagttttagttttagctagCTATAATAACATCGCATCTTTTACACTGTCAGCTAGTAAGGAGCTCCATCAGCCAGCTACATACAGACCGAGTGGGCTAAATTAAGGGAAATCAAAGCTAGTTTCTCGTGATGTGGTGAAAGAAATGCTGCAAATATCAAAACGCTAAGCAGTGAGTTAAACTCAGTACATTTAGAGGTAAATGTACAGAAGGCTACATGAACTCTGGGTTTACAACAAAACATACAAGGCAGCTTATTTTGGGTAATtgaaacccccccccaaaaaaaaaaaaaaaacgacctCAGAAAGTTACCAAGACTGTTGGTCACATAAATGCAACTGCTCTAGCTCTTTCCCCATAAAAACAAGATCTAATGACCTGACCTCTCCTGTACACTCAATGGCATTTGATGCCTCAGTATATATCAATAAAGACACGGTTTGACAACCATTGGGATCGTTTCTGGGTTTTTCCGAAGTCCAGAGACCACCCTCACTAACTTGTGATGCACACAAAGTTATTTTGTTCGACAAGCAGGAGCGAAATGTGACAGAAATTACTTAGTTCAGAAAAGAGAAATATGGATTACTCCAAGTAGGAATTAAAGGGATAAAGTGCTAAAGTAAAACCAGAAATGTCACAGAAATGCAGAGAGAAAATTTTAAGCACTTTCCACCAGTGTTAAAATAACATAGATTTTTAATGTGAATAGAACTCAAAGGATATGGCAGCTAAATACTTTTAAATTACAAAACCCCCAAAGGTTTATTGCATTAaatgtgtgtgtcagctgtgagtCTTACAAAAGAAGGGTCCTTGTTGAGGCAAGCTTCTGTGAACTCTTTGAAGCTTTTGGAGAAATCACCAGTCAGTGTTGGAGGAGGGGATTTGGGGATGTGGAAGAGCACTCGCATTGGATGCATGTCGGAGTTCGGCGGTTCCCCCTTGGCGAGCTCGATGGCCGTGATGCCCAGCGACCAAATATCCGCCTGGGAGGGGcaaacaataaacacatttacatgttatTGACAGTGATCAAAGCTTTAAACAGACTTTTTGCATGTTTATAGGTGGATTATGGCTATGTAAAGCAGACATACTCATACCCAGACAACACAGGGGATTTTGTATTCTTAACAACAAACTGACAGAGACACATGAAggaatctgattttttttttaaccttataaATGACTTTAAACATTCATGTGATTGGGTAAAGATTATTTTAGCACAACTTTGATACAGGAATACAGGCTGTGCAGCTATTAATacataaaggcagaaacacGCCAACATGCTGAGTCAGGCTGACTTTCTGTTTGCACGGTGGCTGTGACACCCACTAAACATATGTCAAGCTGGTAAGGaggaacacactcacacacatacacacaaacctgTATTTATATCCTTGTGGggacatctcattgacataatgctttccctagctgcttaccctaaccatcaaaaatgaatgcttaACCCTGACccttaccctaaacctaaccacaaCTTAATTTTCaacctgacactaaaaccacattttgagtctcaaaaatgccttcaaacttgtggggaccctgattttggtccccacaagggCTGtttgtccccacaagtatagtaaactACCAATTTTTGGTCCCCATGAAGATGTTAATacctgtccacacacacacacacacacacacacacacacacacacacacacacacacacacacacacacacacacacacacgttactCATGCATGAACGATTGAATATCCCATCTTCTCAACTTGCTCTAACAATCATGTGGCAGACCAGACAAGAAGCAGACATTGTcttatatatgcacacacagtcacacagactTCAGCTGTAGCAGTGCTGTTCAGGGTCACATTACTACAGGATGCTCAGTCACTATTTGACTGTTAACTCTGCCAGCTCCATTACAGTCACACTGACCATATGGCAGCATGTGGtaggaatacacacacacacacacacacacacacacacacacacacccaccccgATGGACACCAAATGGTATAAAACAAGTTAATTCTCAATAAATACCtacaaaaatgagaaaactaCTCATCTAGAGATTATTCATGATAAGGTTTTATTAGATTTCTTCCATGTAAAGAGGAAAAAGACCAAATTTGTGCCTGAGTCTGGGTCCCGTAAGTTGCACTCAAAAAAAAACCGAATAAAACTccagcaaatagaaaaatgctgcaaaagcactaAAAATACAGAGAAAGTAGAATAAAATTTTATTCATATTGGCGCAAACCAGGAACAGCAATGTGCCGTGACAGATTTGGCGTGAGGGAAGAAAGACAGGGCAAAAACAGAAAGGTTCCTGGGGACACAATATCGTGACGGACCACTGGCAgaagaaacaaaaaccaaaacatgtaAAGGACTGCACTGAGGCACGCTTAAAAGAAGCACAGATTTCATCATTGTTGTGAGAGGAAAACAAGACGAGGTAACGTGTGTTTTAATCAGTGATTCATATAACACTGTATATTCATGTTAGCCATTTACTGCTAGCTTGTCACTTCATCAGGTCGAACATTGCATTATTGTTTCCCCAATAACACGTCTGCTTTGTTTcatcatttatgtatttatttattttttagcttttgcagtgttttcttttctctaatGTGATTTCATAAATTCTGTGATATGTAGAAGGATTTAACAAAAATTTGTTCTGTGCctggaaaggttttttttttacgtagAAGAATAAACAAAAACTATCCAGGTGAGTGTATGCACAACTCTCAACTGTAGCTCAACACAACATAAAGTGTAGGAGGCACCACCTTTTTGAACTATTACCCTAGCTGGAGGCAGACcactattatttaaaaaatagataaaaagaaaaaaaaaaaaaaaaaaaaaggcgatcCAAGCCTCTTCCACCTCTAATACAACCAGTGATGCAGAGCAGCTGATCTGTGCATCAGATGAACCCTTACACTTATCTACAGTTCGATCTAGCTGAGGTTCCCCCCACTTcctgtctgctttttttttttttttttacttgtatgGACTAAACCCCACAGGAAACTGTGGTGTTAGTGGCAAACAGTAGGGCAGAGTTAAAGAAACATATTCAACTtgtaaaaacatttacatttctcagTCATGTCACTGTCCTGAATCAGCCTCTGGCAGGCTTTACACTGCTCTCACGCTAATGGCTGTTCAGGCCAGTCACTGAAAAACAGGGCAAGACTTCTTAGAAATATAACTGAATTATGGGTTATGAGTGGCTGTAACATCAACTAACAAGATTATTTTGAGAAAGTTGAAAATACTGCTGGTTGACAGAGGAAGTGCTTCTGTAAATGGTGCGGAGATTCAAATACCTCTGGTCAAAGTCACATGGTTGATGTATTAATAGGACAACTGACAGTCTGTGACCGAGACTGATATGAGATtaggcaacacacacacacacacacacacacacacacacacacagcaaagtaCAATGGCTGTCTTCTGTTTGCAGGCTTGTTCTAACTTCTCAGGTTACATTTACGTAACCGTTGGCAAAGTCTCCAAACCGCCTTCGGTATTTCAACAAGTTGCACTTTGTCTTCCTTCCCTTTAAAgaggattttaaaaacaaaaaaacaaaacagtacagACTCAAACATTCATTCATACTTgaacctgtttttgtttttcacaaacTACATGATTATTcctttaaaacttaaaaaaaaaaaaacctttaaatcagGGGTCCCTAATCTCAGTccacaagggccggtgtcctgcaggtttcagatgtgtccttgatccatcacagctgatgtaaatggataaattaccttccCAACaagtcttgaagttctccagaggcctggtaatgaactaatcatgtgattcaggtgtgttgatccAGGgtgatctaaaacctgcagggacaccggccctcgtggactgagattggggacccctgctttAAATGATGGTCTCCTGCAGATATTTGAGCAATTAAACTGTGCCAGAGAGATAATGAACGAGTCCAGCTTAAATGAGTTTTTGGTCACATTTCTAGATCATTTATAGACCTTTTTTGTTACCTGATCCCTCTAAGgccaaaatacacaatataaatCACAAAGGCACATGAAGGCAGTGTTACATATACGCACAAAGACACATGAACCAAACCACATCAAGAGGTCAAGTGAAAACACCCTAATGGATCTGCCTTATTTCCAAAGAACACACTTATAAAACAAGCAGACAGAAAGCAGCTCCGCCTCTTTATACAAATTTCATCAGTTTTGTTTGCTCTGTGACTTGCATCAAAACCTGCGTGTTTGATGCCAGCAGGTGCAAGGTGCATTTCTAACTCCATTCACTGCTGAAGTCATTGTTTTGATACACAAACAAAGGACACGGTGAGGGAATCCCTTCTAAACTGGGGACCAAGTGGacgatcatcatcatcatcctcatcaaaTAAAAGCTAAAATCGCCACGATGGCAGCAGCGTCTCTATTGGATGCAAATAAACCCTAGAGGACTGTGGAAATAATGCAAAGTGGGCCACAACAACAAATCCACATGTGTTGGGTTGCTACAGCAACACGCAAACAGAGTAGGAGGAAAATCACAAAGCGGGATAgtctattgtttttattttttaagacctGGTGGACTTTTAAAGGGTGAGAAAATGCCTGTCTTGGTATAAGGATAGGTGCTGTTTGAATTAACTAGGAAAATTTGCACTAATCTAAAAGAtggttctttcaaaataagtcTCAAACACTGATTAGAAGTTTTCTGTTAAAGGCTGTTATGTGACTACCGACTACCAATGCAGCATCACAATCAGGCCTTTAGCTAGAAAtgcatgctaacatgctaacaagcACAGGTTTCTCCATTCcttagcatttgtatttttgaCTATGAGAAGCTATTAGCTTAACATAAGAATAGTTTTATACTTTATTTTGTTGTGAACCTTGCCCAAAGTCATTAAACTTATGAGAAAATAATTTTCTCTCAAgtttaacaaatttattagacaACCACCCAATATTAGGATAATGCCTAACTTAACAGTATAGCTAATACACCAGTATGTGCAAGCTCTTAATTTGATTAGTTTTCTTAATTTTAGCGTATATTTTTTGGAAAAACACACCCAAAAACTATAtgcaaaaagcaacaacaacaaaataaagtctAAAAATAACTGTGAAAATATGCTTTGCCTACTGTCCTTTTGTGCAAATAAGACATATATAGAAAGGTATGTCTGTCGTGCCTTGCATACTTATGGCACCTCAGACATAATTGGATAATTACAGTTTCCAAGAGGAGCTGAGTGGATGTGAAGAAGGGCAGCACAATAGAaagtattttgtttgttttacatttaactCTTTCGTGTTATGCCTCCAGGTCCAGTGCAGACGCAGTTTGTACAACTGCAACTATGTTAATGACATTTAATTCTGATCAAATTTGgcagttttcttttgttttcaagcACATGCTCAGCAGAGTCGTCAAGCTCATTGTTACATGGCTGTTGTTGACTTTAAGTTAGAGTTTTATTGTTAGATGGAAGTGGAAGTACAAGCTTCAGGTTTTGATGGACATTTTCAAAAGTTCACGCTGTCCGGGTGATGTAAACAAGCAGAACTGTTGTATAAGACACTTCCTCTAAATGTCTCTTATTTGTACAGCCAGAGTTTGCTCATTTTGAATGAATATGAGGTGGTTCTGCATTCTGAAATTCCCACAACTACCTTCTAGTTATAAGCTAAAGATTATGAATGGCCTTTATGAAATCTGCAACGGTATAAACAGGTGTCTTACCTTGGAGTCGTAGGCGGACTGCTGGATGACCTCAGGAGCCATCCAGAACGGCGTTCCCACAAAGGTTTCCCTCTTGATCTGCGTGTCTGTCAGCTGACCTGCCACTCCGAAGTCCGCCAGCTTCACCTGACCCTGCTCCGACAGCAGGACGTTGGCAGCTGCAGAGAAGCAAATAATTTAACCTTTCTGCAACATCATCGGACTGAGTAACATCATCAACTAATGGTAGTTATTTTGTGCAATAAATGTAATTCTGATTCTAATGCTGTCAAATTAAGTATAAAAATCGCAAAAGAATTCCAGATTTCCACTAAAGCGGCTGTCCTTCATCTCTGAACCCCTACAGCTAAGATGTTGAGTACAAAGTTAGCACATATTAAAGAATAAGTATCAAGTAAGTATCAATTTCACGGGTTtgaaaatttttttttccatttcctccTTCTGACAACTTCCCCTGTACTCTTAAAGATGACTTTTGACACATCAGGATATATCAATAAAGACGTAGTTTGACAAACATTAGAATCGTTTTCTGCGCTTTTCCAAGAATATCTGCACAGGCAGAGATCACCCTCACTAACTTCTGATGCACGCCCAGTCATTTTGTTCCATAAGTAGGCTGAAATATGATTTAAACACATCAGGGTGAATCAAACTACTCAGACCTCATGTTAAACCTGCTCTCAGGCCTGTGTGGGTGGATCAACATCCTGAGAGCTGTTTCACAGTTGGTAATGAGAACATGTTGAAGTTCTTCATTGTTTCTATGACAGTGTTTACTTCAATACCCAGCTCAGTAACGCTCGAGTGTCACAGCCTCGCAGAATATGAAAATCTTTTGTCAAATGTGAGAAAATCAAGTAGTGATCAGCGATCAAGAAAGCTTTCTGCATGGATCCTGCGACATAAATTAAATGGACGGGCTTCCAATGAAAGAGGTCATCAATTGTGGGAAGTTTCGTTTCCCCTAAGGCACCAACACCTGCACCGATTCTCAGATTCTGAATCTTACTTTCATTTAAATGATATAATATTTGAATCGGTGTTAGAGGTCCGGGCGCTACAGTCTAACCAGCACCTGCCGCACCTTTGATGTCTCTGTGGATTTTCTTCTCAGAGTGCAGGTAGTCGAGCCCTTTCAGGATCTCCTTCAGCATGGTGGCAATCTGAAACTCATCAAACGGACCTGCCcgcagctgcacacacacacacacgcagagtgATGACACGGGTATAAAATACACTGTGATATGCCGGAGGCTCACAAACACACCCTATTCCAGTTTCAATCAAGACAAGTCCCAACACAGAAAATTAGACAATCAAATGTTAATGAATCagattttctcattttaaacagagttttaaaaactttgttttttattttgatttaaaagaattaaagtttaatttctctgtatttatgtGCAAAGAGATGTTTATACTCATAAGTGAGAATTCTCCAAAACAGGGAGGATGAAACTAAAGGATAGGAGATTAAACGCTTTCTACATCTATTAGCGAGACCTCACAAACATTGGCTCTAGTCATTACTTGATATTATTTCACTTACTAGGTTTCATGGACAATAAATCCTCTACAAATGGACATAAAGACTCACCAAGTCGAGTGCTGAGCCCCCTCCAAGATACTCCATGATGATCCACAATTTACTTCCCTGAAAGACAGAATTACAAATAAACTTCCAACAATGTGCCTATAAAAATGACTCAACTACAATATactgggaataaaaaaaaaaaatccttagttCGCAGTAGGTGAAAAATTTTCCGTGGGAAAATAACACTCCCCACTCCTGTGGAATTCCTTTTAAACCTGACTTAGATCGGCTTCCGGGCTGAATGAAAATATCCGCCTTACCTTCAGGTAGGAGCCATAGTACTTGGTGATGTACGGACTGTCGCACTGACTGAGCACCGTGATCTCCTGCTGGATGTCCTCGATTTCATCCTCTGCCTCCTCCAGATCGATCGTTTTGATGGCGACGACGCTCTGAGTGCGATTATCGATTCCTTTAAAGACCTGCAGGAGGAAACGGGAGGCagagaagtgaaaaaacatggatgtaagaaaacaaaagaggatcaccaggagaggaagaagagaaagagagaggtgagaaagaataaaaatgagGGGGATAAAGGAAGTGAATGTAGGAGAGAAgatgacaaaaaataataaattacacCCACCTCTCCAAAAGATCCTTTTCCAATGCGATCCAATTTAGTGAACAGCTCCTCTGGATCGAGCTGAGTACTCTGAGGAGACGACGAACAAAGAGTTAACAgctccataataataataataaaaataataaactattAGCAAAACTACAGGTCTCAAACAAATTAAGATAAATGCACCACACGggctgaaacacaaacagactcATGCTGCTCATTTGCAAAtagattaaaaacacatttctatcATTTATAATATCCAGAAGCAGATATCCAAGTCATTTGCATGCTTGGAATATCGGACAGACATCATGACGTGGAATGGCCAGTCTGGTTAAGACAAACGTCTCTCTTATTATTAAATAAGCTGTAGCTTGAAattgaatgtatttttacaattccaacaacagcaacagaaaACCAGATTTCTGTTACTGAAGCTCAGCAGCGCTGTGACATTTGACGTCAAATTGATccaaaaacatctgcacatcCTGCGTGTTTATTACACATTTGAATATTATATAACTTCCAGTAAAACTGTTGGCTCATGAGTGTTAATGCATCGACACACTGAGCCTATTCAGGCGCGCCACCAGGTGTAACAATCATGTGTAAACTGATCAGGAATTACTAGTAAATAATtaactcttattttgaaagttcaggCAGTTCTATCGCTCCTTCCTTAGTTTAGGGACTTATCCTCTTAACTTCACATTCAACCTGTGCTTTACACTGTGCTTCTTCCCAAGGTGCATCACCACGGTAActtgagctgcagatgaaacCTCCTCCAGAGCAGGTCACGTGTGAGCTCAACAGGTATGCGTCTATTCCGAGAAAGGCCTGTGGATCTCAGCGCTCAGTTGCCAGGAGGGTTTCAAGAGTGTCTAAAGTTTTTGTCTGTCTCTGATGAGCATCATTAAGAAGTATAGCTTCATACGaggatccttttttttcctgttggctGCAAGCtagttaaaacaaaaaaacaaaaaccaagaacCTAAATATGGTAATATGATTGTAAAACAGGGAACCTATTTGTACCAGGTGACCTTACAGACTATTGTTCTTCATTTGCCATCGCAGCTGGAAAGAACAGGCCTAAAACTCTGTTAAGCATGTCAATAAACAGCCAGTTAATGTAATGGATTATCACCTGTTAGATCCTCCCTTGTTTGCTCTATAAATCTAACTTCTAAGAAAGACCTGGTCAAGGTAGCATCCACACCCTAGCTGTAGCATAAAACATTACAGGCCtttcaataaaaacatccaCCGGCCTCCTTCATTGCATACCTGATGATGCTTTAGATGCAGGGATGTTTAAaagttcaggtgtgtgttaattaTTCCTTGTCAAAGGTGCACAACACACACCAGAACCTTCAGCACATCAAAAAGCAACCATCAGAGCATCACAGCTGGTGCCTACTGGGTACGAAGACAAACTGGGAGTAGGGCAGGGCAATATTGcaaaatatttatcaccatatataTTTGataatttgcgataacgatataactgacaatataattgacacaagacaaaatactttacaactccacaactttattagtgcaaaaaaaccagCATCAATTTATTtccacttaaacaagcagctgtttcttTATAATTGCATTAAAGCGATATAAAAACTTtacagtgcaaattccttgctgacagtttaaccaaaaggcatttccattGGAAATGGGCCGATATATCccgagcataaccatgtatgaTATCCACACAAtataaaaagaggtgctttgcaacaggaaactgcagtgtgccaaataaatAAGTCAAATACGTATtttttttggaccataaggAGCATGGAATTATAAGACGCACTGTCGATGAATGGGTCTGTTTTCATCCATAAGGCACACCGggttataaggcacattaagggaaacaaaacagtcagataagtcaaactttactcaactttcttcttgcttcctccacttgcgtcccattgattcattaatgttgaattctttcacagctgctctactTCCATTAAATCACAGAATTAATTATAGTTAAAAATCAGCTGCTAATAGACCAGTCTACGTTTCTGATGTAGTGACCGACTTATCCAGCTGATAGCCGCCTTTAGTCGCTAAGCCTGATTGCAGATGTTAGTCTAAGAGAAGCCCAGAAAGATATTGTGGGTGTGCTGACCTTGCTGTGTAAATACAGGTGCCTGCTCTGCAGATTCGCTGCAAGCTGGAGAGTCACCCTTACTGGCACCAGGTACGATGAGGTCAGCGAGGCTGAACTACCCTCAGCTGAATTCACTGAACAAACAGCTGCTTATCATGCACAAAATATTTCAGCTATAAAGATTCGCAGA is part of the Maylandia zebra isolate NMK-2024a linkage group LG3, Mzebra_GT3a, whole genome shotgun sequence genome and encodes:
- the LOC101474463 gene encoding serine/threonine-protein kinase 26, with product MEVPGMQSTQLDPEELFTKLDRIGKGSFGEVFKGIDNRTQSVVAIKTIDLEEAEDEIEDIQQEITVLSQCDSPYITKYYGSYLKGSKLWIIMEYLGGGSALDLLRAGPFDEFQIATMLKEILKGLDYLHSEKKIHRDIKAANVLLSEQGQVKLADFGVAGQLTDTQIKRETFVGTPFWMAPEVIQQSAYDSKADIWSLGITAIELAKGEPPNSDMHPMRVLFHIPKSPPPTLTGDFSKSFKEFTEACLNKDPSFRPTAKELLKHKFIVKHCKKTSYLSELIDRYRRWKEEDHSDNSSDDSDSESSNKENNESPEWSFTTVRKKKQDKSDSRTILNGNDQMSKSASLTTVISPVFTELKQQHKEHSEQRLAIEELERNIRIAEDICPGITDKMVTHIIARYTTN